Within Sulfurospirillum arsenophilum NBRC 109478, the genomic segment GTCAATGAGATCATTAAGATCACCAATGTCTTCGAAGTCAATGCCTGCTTCTTTGGCTTTATAGCGTGCTTTAACATCACTGAGCGTTGACTCTAACTTGCTGACTTCATCTTTATACTTGCTATAGTCCTCTTTCACTTTTTTAAGTTGTTTGGCTGACTCTGCGGCTGCTTTAACGGCACTTCCTATCTCTGCGTATTCGTTTTGTACGGTGATGCTTATATCTGCGCTGGCATGTTTTTCTTTACTGTTTTCATTGTACGTGTCGATGGACTCTTTGATGGTCACATCACCTTCTTTGGTAGTAAGGCTAACTGTTTTAGCCGCTTCAAGTTTAGAGCCATCCACCATGATGTCTTTTTTAGAATCCATCACGATGTCACCGCTTTTACTGGTAAGCGATGAGCTTTTATGGGTTAGCCTTTCAGTCGATGTGGCTGAGTTGTCATAAGTTGCTTTGGCAACGGAGATCTTTATCTTCGTTCCTTGTTGCTCTTGCCCTGGGAGGGGGTTAACAACTTTTTGAATGGACTCTGCCATCTTAACGATATTGCCCAAACTTACTTCAGTTTTTTTACTGACACTATTGGTTTTGGTGGTCTCTTCAGCGGAGAGCACTTCGATGGAGCCTGTGTTGGTTGTCGCTTGTATGGTCTTTTCAGCCTCGAGGTTAGAGCCTATGACTTTGGCACTGCCACTGTCAATGATGATGTTATTGCCACTGTTGATGTTGGAGGATTTGGCTTTTACTTGCGTTTTATCATCTTGTTTAAACTCTGATTCATACACAGGTCCTGTTTTAGCAAGACCCAGTGTTGCTAAAGAGGTGAGCATATTGCCCAAATTGAAACTGCTTTTTTTACTCCACTGTTCACTTTGACTAAACTCTTGTGCTGCAGCTATAAGCACTTCATTGGCGGCTTGGAGTTGAAGGTCTGAAGCTGCATCGATGTTGGAGCCAATGACTTTGATGTCATTGCCTGATTTCATGATGATGTTCAACGCTTCGGTTCTAAGCTGTGCTGCTTTAGCATTTAGGGCGTCTGTTCGGTCCATGGAAGCACTTTTACTTAAGCCTCCCCATGAAGACTTGGTGGTAGAGTGCATCTCACCTTCTCTGTACTGTTTAGCAAGAACGTTAATGTCTTGTTTCGCATCGACAACGATGTTTTCTTTGGCAATAAGGTTTGCTGCTTCTAATGTGGCACTGCCTGTATCTGCTTTTATGAGGATGTTATTGGCATTAAGCTTACTTTGGATGGCGTTCTCTTTATATGTGGTGTCTTGTTTGGTTTGTTTACCACCCATGAAGCCTTTTGTTTTAGTTGTTATTTTGGTATCTTGGTAAGTAAGGTCATTGGCGGCTAAGATGTTTACACCCTCTTTAGCTTCCAATATAATATTTTCGCTTGCACTCATATTGGAAGCGATGACATTGACTTGATTGGCATTGATAGCGATGTTTTTACCTTCCATTGTAGAGACATTTTGTTTGATGGAATTTCCTCTGTTATAGCCATTTTTTAATTGGAAATCATAATTTTCTTTTGTCTCTAAGGCTTCGATATTGACCGCACCATTGGTAGATGTAAGAGCGATGTTACCTGTGGCTTGAGTGTTGGTATTGGCAAGGGTGATGTCATCATTTGTTTGCATCACGAGATTGCCACCAGAAGTGAACTGTGCAGCTTTACCTTTTTGGGTGGTGGTTTGGTAGCCTTGTCCGTAATTATACGTTTTATCTTGTGTTAGAGCCGTGCTGGTTATACTTTGTGCAGTTAAGCTCATATCACCACCAGACTGGATGGTACCACTTAGATTTTTAAGCGCTCCACCAGAGGTGAGAGCCATAGTACCGCCTGAAGTTATAGCACCGTTTTGATTGGTGAGGGTTTTACCTGTGGCGACTTTAAGCGTTCCTTCTGAGGCGATGAGACCCTCATTGAGCAAGGTGTCCTGGATGACGAGGTCTATCTCTCCAGCGGCTATTTTTGCGCCATCACTGGTGATGTTATTGGATGCAAGATAGACTTCAGGAACTAAGATAGTTTCTCCATCGATCACTTTTTCTACCATCCAAACGATGTTTTTATTAAGACGTGCAATTTGTTCAGGGGAGAGAGAAATACCCATTTTTAAGTTTAGTGTGGACTGCACATTGATGGCATTGTCCATCAAACCTTGAAACTGCGCGAGTTCTGAGCCATAACCCTCAAGGTAACGACTGCCACTAAGGCGTATGACACTATTACTCACAAGCTGTGTCTCATACATCGCATCACCTAAGCGTTTGAGGGTATTTTCTGGACGATAGTCGAGCTTTTTGAGCATATAGTCAGAGCTAATAAACGTGTTGTAATTGGTAAAAAGAGGATTGGCTTCGATGAGAAACGGATGATTTTTGGTTTTGTTGACTAAGAAAGTTCCGTATTTCCCTTTTGGGAGGGTGATGTTGTCGATGATGGTACTGCTATTGGCTGTGTACTTCACGGCTTGTGTTTGTAAGAGGGCATTGTGGGTGTTGGTTTGGTATAAGCCTTCATTGGCGGTTATGATTTTGAATTCGCCATTACCTTGTTGCGCTAATGCCGTATTGACTTCAGCACGCAATGTATTGCTTATGCTCTCAAGTCCTGTGGTGATGGGTTCGACACTTACACTTTGAAGTGCTGTAGTATTTTGGGTTAAAAGGTCATTTAATGCTGTTTGGGCAGTAAGGACATCTGTTTTTTTCGTTTGGGCATCCGCTACGACTGTTAAAGAGGTATAAAGTGTCTCAAAATCATCCAGTTTCGTTTTTGCTTTTATGTAGTTGTCTTTGAGTGTTGTAATGGTTGTCTCTAAAGTAGAAGTGTCCGCTTTAGAGTTCAGTGTTTTTATGGTAGAGATAACGGATTCTAGGGATGTAATCGATGTACTATTTTGGATAATAACGTCTTGAATATCGGTTTTAATCGCCGCTAATTCTGTTTTATATGTGCCTAAATCATCTAATGTTTTGAGATTGGTAAGTGTGTCCGTTAGTGTTTGTTCTTCAAGAAACAGTTCTGAGGCAGAGTCATTAGTACTGGTAATCTCTTTTGTTAAAGATTGTAAACTTTTTGAACTACCTTCTAGATTATCAATCGTTGTAAGTTTTGCTTGGATTTGGGGATTACTAGAACTACTGATATTATTGAGTGTAACAACATTGCCAGTGATACTTTTTTTGGCTTGAATACCATAGTTTGCTATAGGATTTTTGATCGTTTCAGACTGTGTAAATGTACCGCGGTAAGCTGCATAATGACTACAACTTTTCCAAGGTTTTCTCTTACACTTTTTTTCTTCGCGGTATTGGGAGGTAATAATATCCGTTGTTGTGACAAGCAAAACACCTATATTATTAACAAGTGTTGCATTAAGGACAATATTGCCATCAGAGGAAATAAGTGAATAAACATTGTTAAGCGTGCCTACGTTAAGATTTATATCGCCATTGGCAATGATCAGTGCGGGAGCAGAGGGAACATCAACAACTTTTTGGTAGATATTAGTTGTAATGACGTCAAAGTTATTTCCGCCACCTGAGGTTATTGTCGAAGAAGACGTGGGTTCTTTCATGACAGGTGCATTGGCTGTATTGGTGAGCGTTTGCGCAGTAATGTTGATGTTTTTTTCGGATTGAATCAACCCTTCATTGGTTACAGTATTGATTTTATCTTTAGCACTATTGGCAGCGATATTGAGCGTATCATCACTGTAGATTACGCCCTCTTTTTGGTTGGTAAGCGAATTTTTGACTAAAAGATCCATCGTTTTATTGCTTCGAATTAGACCTGAATTGTCAAGGGTTTGAGCAGTAATGGCTAAATTGTTTTTAGAATAAATAGCTCCCGTATTGTCGATGCTATTGGCTTTGACATCCACATCATAACCACCTATAAGCCCTTCATTATCAATATTTTGCAAAGCGGTGATACTACTTTTTCCTGTTCCAGATAGAGCACTCAATTCACCTTTATTGCTGATATTTTCAACTACTATCGTCATGT encodes:
- a CDS encoding two-partner secretion domain-containing protein codes for the protein MTSKQVVSIIINIFLVLNQTITAAELTVDTGAPKGNQAELLKAPNGVPIVNIVTPNSQGLSHNKFSNFNVDPQGLILNNSKTIANTQLAGYISYNPNLTGNNAKLILNEVTGTSKTLLRGYTEIAGVAADVIVANPNGISVNGGGFINTPNATLTTATPIMDGNLVQGFNVGGGSIIFEGDGFNGNNIAKVNLYAKALQLNAKLYADELHVVTGENNIALDGTVTSQNKSGSGISIDSSVLGGIYANTITLKSTDKGIGVNLPPEVLAQNSLELTSDGSIVASKVVAGTKATLTSQSANVNLTNDITANTIELNAGKKLSIATDKVIEAASDMTIVVENISNKGELSALSGTGKSSITALQNIDNEGLIGGYDVDVKANSIDNTGAIYSKNNLAITAQTLDNSGLIRSNKTMDLLVKNSLTNQKEGVIYSDDTLNIAANSAKDKINTVTNEGLIQSEKNINITAQTLTNTANAPVMKEPTSSSTITSGGGNNFDVITTNIYQKVVDVPSAPALIIANGDINLNVGTLNNVYSLISSDGNIVLNATLVNNIGVLLVTTTDIITSQYREEKKCKRKPWKSCSHYAAYRGTFTQSETIKNPIANYGIQAKKSITGNVVTLNNISSSSNPQIQAKLTTIDNLEGSSKSLQSLTKEITSTNDSASELFLEEQTLTDTLTNLKTLDDLGTYKTELAAIKTDIQDVIIQNSTSITSLESVISTIKTLNSKADTSTLETTITTLKDNYIKAKTKLDDFETLYTSLTVVADAQTKKTDVLTAQTALNDLLTQNTTALQSVSVEPITTGLESISNTLRAEVNTALAQQGNGEFKIITANEGLYQTNTHNALLQTQAVKYTANSSTIIDNITLPKGKYGTFLVNKTKNHPFLIEANPLFTNYNTFISSDYMLKKLDYRPENTLKRLGDAMYETQLVSNSVIRLSGSRYLEGYGSELAQFQGLMDNAINVQSTLNLKMGISLSPEQIARLNKNIVWMVEKVIDGETILVPEVYLASNNITSDGAKIAAGEIDLVIQDTLLNEGLIASEGTLKVATGKTLTNQNGAITSGGTMALTSGGALKNLSGTIQSGGDMSLTAQSITSTALTQDKTYNYGQGYQTTTQKGKAAQFTSGGNLVMQTNDDITLANTNTQATGNIALTSTNGAVNIEALETKENYDFQLKNGYNRGNSIKQNVSTMEGKNIAINANQVNVIASNMSASENIILEAKEGVNILAANDLTYQDTKITTKTKGFMGGKQTKQDTTYKENAIQSKLNANNILIKADTGSATLEAANLIAKENIVVDAKQDINVLAKQYREGEMHSTTKSSWGGLSKSASMDRTDALNAKAAQLRTEALNIIMKSGNDIKVIGSNIDAASDLQLQAANEVLIAAAQEFSQSEQWSKKSSFNLGNMLTSLATLGLAKTGPVYESEFKQDDKTQVKAKSSNINSGNNIIIDSGSAKVIGSNLEAEKTIQATTNTGSIEVLSAEETTKTNSVSKKTEVSLGNIVKMAESIQKVVNPLPGQEQQGTKIKISVAKATYDNSATSTERLTHKSSSLTSKSGDIVMDSKKDIMVDGSKLEAAKTVSLTTKEGDVTIKESIDTYNENSKEKHASADISITVQNEYAEIGSAVKAAAESAKQLKKVKEDYSKYKDEVSKLESTLSDVKARYKAKEAGIDFEDIGDLNDLIDNVKDNEKYYLAAIAAATVDLASKTVAIYAQTATAAASSATWGFSVGLALDLKGSQLVGEALQTQSLASSIYGNDIIIKTNTATDTTTTISGSNVVAENTLGIQTHDLLTKSSIDTSTSKQDSKDLSGTLSMTMYGGGSGMGASLGYGEGHQTSDSTTNRNAELLANNINITTTNDASFKGATVRADDTLNVKVGGDLSVESQRDSSSSNSKGFNVSVSASLGKDKDYTANEKNYENKKDYYNAQDKLNNTVGARVGDGLGSTGASFGASTGTNQSKQTVLTSLTGENVNVEVGGNTHIKGALIAAGETNEQGVFEDNEKLKLKTDTLTFANSSNTEFSSSNSFNVGTNIGFETKTNAQTNVEEATTKVNSSSLSLSNQMGYSGSKTLATVGKGDVQVGDTENSDDLTRLNRDTTKVNKELYSGSVGTSVTAVLDHRFLSEDGWKLIAQDFVKTGMMLDTINQVVGNQTVGLSEFGAELRKREITYETVKERIAQDKDLAAVLNSPAYTDDQKKAIINGITKEVMVELGYKPIETVLIATTEPGRDGYQVKGYFSLETGKAYINDFYNNTNADLLTTAGTEAQRAIDAQKGSNFDQSKEYRDARSEYSQNFGGNIKSYADFALYFTGQGSLSTGTNSISTPSQTQNNNAEFAGLNKELGDNSTYVQKLPDGKYKVVQVNLKDNDKSIYVVNDKGELVGEKIGESLFIDSFYYADEGGTSATRPRGIIDLTSKEGIDFLKNKIYTDTPSISSYMNEWKNYNFKDIGATKYPPGQERADYTYRGSQIYPDVYASARDFGNIGAGYVAGYGLMPWSLSKFAFERFQAKQNGNSFGDGTEIGQSTSAQFLGWEKGNQAISNKLQD